The following coding sequences are from one Chelonoidis abingdonii isolate Lonesome George chromosome 4, CheloAbing_2.0, whole genome shotgun sequence window:
- the PKP3 gene encoding plakophilin-3: MQENNFFLSALQPEAGVSSLALPSDQQLGRKSKEAPDAELLKSARVQEQVRMRMLQKSGSVPRTNGPGPECVEDKGGSSSQGQYSNTLQKSFSSRSQTNGLDAKGTLYQPPAQNGYSTTKSTGWSSRSAVDLPHHKRMATISNGGVPQGPAYRMSYTLSQAASTSARPNSFHERNYQARPNFDTMSLRSLRLADGPGNPAGMDDRYSMISEQLGRGAVYKGRSNGNFTRSYTFERQMSAGSNTGMKGPGDWMDSVEVPQNRTIRAPAMRTLQRFQSNNRSRLSTGSFSGLPATQPGVGSSYAGMMEHSIRAPSVRSLAESNHHLQDLRAIDMYNGHNTLTTQHSYSGGFDDIDLPSAVKYLMASDPNLQVLGAAYIQHKCYSDNDAKKQARSLQAVPKLVKLFNHPNQELQRHATGAMRNLIYDNAENKLALVEENGIYELMRTLREQDDELRKNVTGILWNLSSSDTLKDRLARDTLEPLTDLILTPLSGTGSAAIIQQNASEAEIFYNSTGLLRNLSSASQQTRQKMRECHGLVDSMINYINRSLEVGKSEDKSVENAVCVLRNLSYRLYDEMPPSSLQRLEGHRRDGTTGTGELVGCFSPQGRRVREHHMNTDMVTFTEVSKDPKGMEWLWNPQIVGIYNRLLQRCELNKHTTEAASGALQNITAGDRRWAGVLSRVALEQERILNPVLDRVRTADHHQLRSLTGLIRNLSRNARNKDEMSTKVVSHLIEKLPGGVGDKEPPTDVIVNIIAVLNNLVVESPIAARDIVYFDGLRKLFYIKKKRDSSDSEKSSRAASSLLANMWQYTKLHRDYKMKGYRKEDFLAL, encoded by the exons ATGCAGGAGAATAACTTCTTCCTGTCGGCTTTGCAGCCGGAGGCCGGTGTGAGCTCCCTGGCACTGCCCTCAgaccagcagctgggcaggaagaGCAAGGAGGCACCCGATGCGGAGCTGCTGAAGAGCGCCCGGGTGCAGGAGCAGGTCCGCATGAGGATGCTGCAGAAGAGCGGCTCTGTCCCCAGGACCAATGGACCTGGGCCCGAATGCGTTGAGGACAAAG GTGGCAGCTCCTCCCAGGGCCAGTACAGCAACACCCTGCAGAAGTCCTTCAGCTCCAGATCCCAGACGAACGGCTTAGACGCCAAGGGCACT ctgtATCAGCCACCAGCCCAGAATGGGTACAGCACCACCAAGTCCACCGGCTGGTCCTCCCGCTCAGCTGTGGACCTCCCACATCACAAGAGGATGGCTACCATCAGCAACGGGGGTGTGCCCCAGGGTCCAGCCTACCGTATGAGCTACACCCTCTCACAGGCTGCCAGCACCTCCGCACGGCCTAATTCCTTCCACGAGCGGAACTACCAAGCCCGGCCAAACTTCGACACCATGTCGTTGCGGTCGCTGCGCCTGGCAGATGGGCCGGGCAACCCTGCAGGCATGGATGATCGCTACAGCATGATCTCGGAGCAGCTGGGCCGGGGGGCCGTCTACAAAGGCAGAAGCAATGGTAACTTCACCAGATCCTACACCTTTGAGAGGCAGATGAGTGCTGGCTCCAACACTGGGATGAAGGGGCCAGGCGACTGGATGGACAGCGTGGAGGTGCCTCAGAACCGGACCATCCGCGCCCCTGCCATGCGCACCCTTCAGCGCTTCCAGAGCAACAACCGCTCGCGCCTGAGCACTGGCTCCTTCAGCGGCCTCCCGGCCACCCAGCCGGGCGTGGGGAGCTCCTATGCGGGCATGATGGAGCACAGCATCCGGGCCCCCTCTGTGCGCAGCCTGGCTGAGTCCAACCACCACCTGCAGGACCTGCGCGCCATCGACATGTACAACGGGCACAACACGCTGACAACCCAGCACTCCTACTCCGGCGG GTTTGACGACATTGACCTGCCATCAGCAGTGAAATACCTAATGGCCAGTGACCCCAACCTGCAGGTGCTGGGAGCTGCCTACATCCAGCACAAGTGCTACAGCGACAATGACGCCAAGAAGCAG GCTCGCAGCCTCCAAGCCGTGCCCAAGCTGGTGAAGCTTTTCAACCACCCCAACCAGGAGCTGCAGCGCCACGCCACCGGCGCCATGCGCAACCTCATCTATGACAATGCCGAGAACAAGCTGGCGCTGGTGGAGGAAAACGGCATCTATGAGCTGATGAGGACGCTGCGTGAGCAGGATGACGAGCTGCGCAAGAACGTCACGG ggatcctgtggaatcTCTCCTCCAGCGACACCCTAAAGGACCGGCTGGCTCGGGACACCCTGGAGCCACTCACTGACCTGATCCTGACCCCGCTTTCTGGCACGGGCAGCGCTGCCATCATCCAGCAGAACGCCTCGGAAGCAGAGATCTTCTACAACTCCACAGGCCTCCTCAG GAACCTCAGCTCCGCCAGCCAGCAGACCCGACAGAAGATGCGTGAGTGCCATGGGCTGGTGGACTCCATGATCAATTACATCAACAGGTCTCTGGAGGTGGGGAAGTCAGAGGACAAG agcgTGGAGAACGCCGTGTGCGTGCTGCGGAACCTCTCCTACCGTCTGTATGATGAGATGCCCCCGTCCTCGCTGCAGCGGCTGGAGGGGCACCGGAGGGACGGCACCACGGGGACGGGGGAGCTGGTGGGCTGcttcagcccccagggcaggcGAGTGCGAGAG CACCACATGAACACAGACATGGTGACCTTCACGGAGGTCTCCAAGGACCCCAAAGGGATGGAGTGGCTCTGGAACCCACAGATCGTGGGCATCTACAACCGGCTGCTGCAGCGCTGCGAGCTGAACAAACACACCACGGAGGCGGCCTCAGGGGCGCTGCAGAACATCACCGCTGGAGACCGGAGG TGGGCTGGCGTGCTGAGCAGAgtggctttggagcaggaacGGATCCTGAACCCTGTACTGGACCGAGTCCGCACGGCCGACCATCACCAGCTGCGCTCCCTGACGGGGCTGATCCGCAATCTGTCCCGCAACGCACGCAACAAGGATGAGATGT CGACCAAGGTGGTGAGCCATCTGATTGAGAAGCTTCCAGGAGGCGTTGGTGACAAGGAGCCCCCGACCGACGTCATCGTGAACATCATTGCCGTGCTGAACAACCTGGTGGTGGAGAGCCCCATTGCCGCCCGCGACATCGTCTACTTTGACGGCCTCCGGAAGCTCTTCTACATCAAGAAGAAAAGGGACAG CTCGGACAGCGAGAAGTCCTCCAGAGCTGCTTCCAGCCTGCTGGCCAACATGTGGCAGTACACCAAGCTGCACCGGGACTACAAAATG AAGGGCTACCGGAAGGAGGATTTCCTAGCTCTGTAA